Genomic segment of bacterium:
GGGCGCGAGACGATCTCCGACGACCGTCCGATGTGCCTCAGTCCTTCGGACGCGAGACGATCTCCGACAGGATGGCGCCGAGGCCGGCCATCTCCCCGTCCTCGAGGGACTCCACGTCCGGGAGACAGGCGACCATCTTCTCGAGCTCCTCGGCCGCCGCGCCTCCGAGGTGGTCGAAGACGAGACCGAAGCCACCCGGCCCGTCGTCGCGCACCACCTCCGCGTCGACGACGAGGGGTTCCGCCGGACTCGGGCTGTGGAGGGCGAGGGTGAAGCGGTCGCCGACGTGGAGATCGGGGTGCCGTTCGATCCGCATGCCGCCGGCGGAGAGATCGCGGCCGATCAGGACGAAGGGTCCGTCGCCGCCTTCCGCGACGATGGAGGACACGAAATGCCCGCGAGCGTGCACTCGGCGATCGCGGGGGTCCTCGGCGGTCGGCGCCCGGGAGCCGGACCCGGCGCTGAGCTCCACCAGGGTCTCCGTGGTCGCCAGGACCGGCGGGTCGGTCTCGTCGTCGAGGGTCAGGTCGGGGAGCGACGGCAGCTGGGCGGCCGGAATCGGCGGCGCCCCGGCGACCGTCGCCGCGTCGAGGGACTGGGGACCGGACGCCCAGTGATTGATCAGCGCCGTGAGGCGCGTGCGGTCGTGCTCGGGCAGATCCGGATCGAAGAGGATCGCGAGCATCGAGCGATCGTCCCCCGATTCGCGGACGAGGCGCCGGACGCTGCCCCGGAGTGCCAGGGGCTCGCGGTCGCCCCAGATCTGGTCGTTCGCCGGGAGGGAGAACTCGATCGGGTCGCCGACCGTGAGGTTGGCGGTCGTCTGGAGCCGGCATCCGCGATTCGAGAGATCGACGAGCACCGTCTGGTCACCGCCCCGGTCGAGCTCGACCGGGGAGCCCACGGCGACGCGCGGATCCTCGCGGCGCTCGCTGCCCTTGTAGAGGGCGCGCGCGATCAGCAGGCGCCAGATCTCGGCATCGGCCGGAAGGCGGATCAAGAGATGGAGGCCACCCCGGCGGAGGCGTCGGCGCATCGCCGGCGAGTCCTCGGCGACGGCGATGATCCGGAGCGGTCGGCCCGGAGCGGCATCCGCCGGGCTGCCCCGCCGTACGCGCTCGACCCGCCGCGGCGTGACGATCAGCAGGTCCCGCGGCGGCGCGATCTCGTCGGGGATCTGTCCCCCGCGAAGCCGCGTGTATCGGAGGCCCTGGTCGTCCAGGACGCGGGCGACTTCGTCGAGCTCTCCGTCGTCGACGAGGAGGATGCCGGGAGGGGTGGAGGCGATGCTCATGGAATCTCCGCTGCTGCGCGCGGTTCTTCGGTGGGCGCAGCGCACGGCTAGGGAATCGTCAGATCGCCGACCCGTCTGAAGTCCGCGGTCCCGTGTCGCCCGGGACGTTCATGGCCGCGCGCTGCGCACTTCCTGCGCGAGGGCTGCGAGTGCGCTGCCGGCGGTCAAGAGGGCCACGCCGAAGACGGACGGGCCCTCGAAGATGGCCACATCCGGGAACGCGACGATCGCCAGCGCTGCGAGATTGCTCGCGCCATGGGCCGCGATCGCGAGGCCCAGGCCCCGGGCCTCACGGAGGGCCGCGAGCTGGAGTCCGAGCAGGAACGCGATCCCGGCCTGCGTAGGCGGTGCGTGCAGCGCGGCGAAGAGGAGCGCGCTGCCCAGGGCGGCCGCGGGGAAGCCGGCGCGGCTGCGGAGCCAGCCGAAGAGCGCTCCGCGGAAGGCGAGCTCCTCGACGGCGGCGAGCGCGAGGGTCCAGACCGCGAGGCCTGCGCCGATTCCGGCCGAGGCCCCACCCCCGCCCGAAGCCTCCGGGCCGGTGAGGAGTCGGGTCCACACGTGATTGGCGGCGACCAGGCCGACGACCTGCCAGAGACCGGTCGCGAGGGCGCTCGCGCGTGCACCGACGATCGGACGGGAAACGGTCACGATCTCGGAAGGGTACCGATCGCGCTGGGAGCAGGCGCGCCGCGGTCCGCCCCGCGCGGCGGCGGAGCGCGAGACGATGGAAGGGGCGAGGGGCCGGCTGCTACGCTTCGGGCGTGTCCCAATCCGAGCTCCGATCGTCGTTGTTGGTGGCGATGCCACAGCTCTCCGACCCCAATTTCCGGCGCGCGGTGGTACTGGTGGTCCATCACGACGCCGAGTCGACCTTCGGCCTCGTCCTCAACCGGGAGGTCGAGCTGACCGTGGACGAGCTCTGCGAGAGCCTCGAGTTTCCGTGGAACGGGGAGCGCGGCGCCGAGGTCGCGTGGGGCGGACCGGTCGAGTCGAATACCGGGTGGCTCCTCTTCCAGGACAGCCTCGACATGGAGGTCGAGGAGGAGCACGTGTCGCGGCTCGAAGGTTCGCTCTGCTTCGCTGGATCGATGGACGTGTTCCGTCAGCTCGCGGAGCGGCCGCCGGCGGATCTGCGGATCTTTCTCGGCTACGCCGGATGGGGCGAAGGACAGCTCGAGACGGAGCTCGCCCAGGGTGCCTGGGTGGTCGCGCCGCTCAGCTCGGACGTCGTGTTCGACGTGCCGAAGGAAGCGATGTGGGATCACGTGCTGCGCGCGATGGACATCGATCCCGCGACGCTGATCTCGACGGCGGGCGTGCACTAGTCATGCGGATCTCGCGCCGCGACAAGTCCTCTCCCTACGAGGTGCGCTGTCCGCGCTGCGACGTGAGCTTCCCGGTCGAGACGCGGACCTGCATCCACTGCGGCGGGCCGACGAGCGACCAGGGCGCCTTCCTCACGATGGAGGACCCCGCCGAGTTCGCGACGTCCGCGGCGCCCGGCGACTACACGATCTCGTCGAGTGCACCCGAGTCCAGGACGTCGAGCGCCGATACGCCCTTCGGCGTGTTCGACGAGGCCGGGATCTTCAAGGACGACTCCCGATCGGAGCCGGTGAACGATCGCGCCTACCAGGAGGAGGCGGAGGCGCCGGGCTTCGTGCAGATGCTCCTGCGCTCCGCGGGCAGCTTCATCTGGATCCTGCTGCTGATCGCGTTCTCCCTCTCGAGGAGCTGCGAGAACTGATGTCGGACGTCGCGAAGCCCTTCGGCGGCCGCCTCCACGGCGTGAGCCTCTCTCCCTACGTCCGGAAGGTACGCGCGATCCTGGCCGTCAAGGGAATCGACTACGAGCTGGTGAACGTGATGCCCGGGGCGATGTCGCCGGAGTTCCTTGCGCTCTCGCCGCTCTCGAAGGTGCCGGTCTGGGAAGAGGACGGATGGAGCGTCCCCGACTCCTCCGTGATCGCCGCCTATCTCGAGCGTCGCGTGCCGACGCCCCCGGTCCTCCCGGAGGATCCACGCCGCATGGCGCGGGATCTGTTCTGGGAGGAATACGCCGACACGCGGCTCGTCGAAGCGGGCGCGCCGATCTTCTTCCAGCGCGTCGTGCGGGCGAAGGTCTTCGGCGAGCAGCCCGACGAGGAGATCGTCCGTCGCCACGTGGAGGAGTTCCTGCCTCCCGTCTTCGACCAGCTCGAGGCGCTCTTCCTGCCGGACGTCGACCCGGATCGGCTCACCCTCGGCGCCCTCTCCGTCTGGGCACCGATGGTGAACCTCGAGCACGCGGGGGAGCCCTTCGACGCGAAACGCTGGCCGGGCCTGGGCGCATTCGCCGCGCGCATGAGTGCCGAGTCCGCGCTCGCCTCGCTGCTCGAAGAGGAACGATCGATGCTGAGCGGCGGCTGAGGCGCATTCGTATACTGCCCGTCCGCGCGGGTCGCGTCGCGGGCACCCCGGGCAACCGGGACACCAGACGAGTACAAGAGGGGAAGAACGATGAAGGTCGAAGCCGCCGTCGCCGTCGAGGCCGGCAAGCCGCTCGAGATCGACGAGATCGAGCTCGAGGGCCCGAAGCAGGGCGAGTGTCTGATCCGGCTGGAAGCGACGGGCGTCTGCCATACCGACGCGTTCACGCTCTCCGGGGACGACCCCGAAGGCCTCTTTCCGGCGATCCTCGGTCACGAGGGGGCCGGTGTCGTCGAGGAGGTGGGGCCCGGCGTGACGTCCCTCGAGGTCGGTGACCATGTGATCCCGCTCTACACTCCTGAGTGTCGTCAGTGCAAGTTCTGCCTCTCGGGCAAGACGAACCTCTGCGGCGCGATCCGCGAGACCCAGGGGCAGGGACTCATGCCCGACGGAACGAGTCGCATCACCTGGCGCGGCAAGAAGATCCATCACTACATGGGGACGTCGACCTTCGCTCGCGCGACGGTCGTGCCGGAGATCGCCCTCGCGAAGGTCCGCAAGGACGCGCCCCTCGACAAGGTCTGCCTGCTCGGCTGTGGCGTGACGACGGGGATCGGTGCGGTCCTGAACACGGCGAAGGTCGAGCCCGGCTCGACCGTCGCGATCATCGGCCTCGGCGGGATCGGCCTCGCCTGCGTGCAGGGCGCGGTCATGGCCGGTGCCGACCGGATCATCGGCATCGACACGAACCCGAAGAAGTTCGAGCTCGCGATGCAGTTCGGCGCGACCGAGTGCGTCAACCCGAAGGACGTGGGCGACGTCGAGGCGCACATCATCGACGCCACCGACGGCGGCGTCGACTACTCCTTCGAGTGCATCGGCAACGTCGAGACGATGGGTACGGCCCTCCGGATCTGCCACAAGGGCTGGGGCGAGAGCGTGATCATCGGCGTCGCCGGCGCGGGACAGGAGATCCACGCGCGCCCGTTCCTGCTGGTCACGGGTCGCGTCTGGCGCGGCACCGCCTTCGGCGGGACCAAGGGGCGCACGGAGGTGCCCGGCCTCGTCGATCGCTACATGAACGGACGGGTCAAGCTCGACGAGATGGTCAGCCGGACGATGCCGCTCGAGCAGATCAACGACGCGTTCGATGCGATGCACGACGGCGAAGTGATCCGAAGCGTCATCAAGTACTAGTCAGTCTCGGCTCGGCCTTCGGCCTCCCCTTCGACCGGGGGGTTCGGTCCGAGGCGGTCTGGGTGGGCGCTCGGCCTTCGGCCGATCGACCTGCCAACGTCGACACGGGCGCTCCCGAGAGGGGGTGCCCGTTCTTCGTTCGGGAACGCGGCCTTGCTCAGCTCGTTGCGAGGGCCGAGACGCCGCTCCAGACGAGACGGAGGGCGACGAGGGTGAGGGCGGCCTTGTAGAGCTGGGTGAAGCGCGCGTCGTCGAGGCGGTGGAGGACGCGGGTGCCGAGGGCGGTGCCGACGATCACGCTGAGGGCCATGCCCGCCATCAACGGGCCGTACTCGAGGAAGCCGAAGCCGGCGATCCCGAAGAGGATCATCTTGGCGACGTGGGTGCCCGCCTGGCAGGCGGCCTTGGTGCCGATCAGCTCGGTGCGGGTCAGGCCGATGCCGAGGAAGAAAGGCGCGATGAAGGGGCCGGTCGCGCCGAGGAGCGGACCGAGGGCGCCTGCGCCCGCGCCGACCAGCGCGAAGCGCGCGCGCTGGCCGACCCGCTCGGGATCGAGGCCGAGCAGCAGCCAGTCCTTCCGCCAGGTCGCGACGATCGTGAAGGCGCCGATCACGAGGCGGAGCACGTCGGCCGGTGCGATCTCGACCAGCGGCAGGGTGAGGGCGCCGGCGGGAAGGAGCAGGAGAAGGAAGGGAAAGAGGAGGTCGCGGCGGACGACCTTGCGGTGAATCACGGCGCGACTCGAGTTCGACGTCAGCTGGACGAGGGCGTGGACGGGGATGGCGACCGCCGGCTCCAGAAAGAGGAGCATGACCGCGAGCAGCATGATCCCGCCGGCCATGCCCAGGACGGCGGAGACGCCGGCAGTCAGGACACTGGCGACACAGAGGATCGCGAACGTCGTCGGCTCCATACGGCGTGGGTCTCCTCGTGCTCAGGGAATCGAACGGGGGCAGCTTGACAAGGACGGCGACATTGATCAAGTTGACGGACACAATCAATGATGAGGAACATGCGCGACGCGATCGGCGTCGATGGATTTCTCATCGTGCGCCGAGATCGACCCATGGAAGAATCCGAAGCCTTTCCGAGCGGCCAGCCCAACGTCGCCGGCCACTTTCCGCGTGAGAGCGAGAGCGAGTTCCTGAGCGCCCGGGAGGCCGCAGCGATGCTCGGGGTCAAGCTCCCGACCGTCTACGCCTATACGAGCCGCGGATTGATCCAGAGTGTCCCCGGCGGAAAGGGGCGCTCGCGGCGCTATCGGCGTCGGGACCTCGAGCGGCTCTGCGCTCGCCGTGATGCCCGGGCCGGGCACGGTCCCGTCGCGGCCGCGGCGCTCCGGCAGGGCGAGCCGGTCATGGACAGCTCGATCACGCTGATCTCGGTCGAGCGCGGGCCCATCTACCGGGGTCGCTCGGCGATCGACCTCGCGAGCGAGGGACGGAGCTTCGAATGGGTCGCCGAGGGGCTCTGGTCCGGGGATTGGAGCGACCGCGAGCTGCCGGAGAGCTGGCAGCCGGCGGGCCTCGGCATCGATCTCGAAGGGCTGATCCGGGTCCTTCCGCCCAAGGCCGGTCCCCTGCCCGTACTGAGCTTCGTGATCCCTCTTCTCGCGTCCCATGATCCCGGGCGCTTCAGCTGGCACCCGGAGGCCGTCCTCGCCCGCGCCCGATTCCTGCTCCGTCGTTCGGCGGCGCTCCTCGCTCTCGGCCAGGAGGGCGCGGATCCGCGGCCCGCGGTCGAGGCCGCCCTCGCGGCGCCGACGATCGCCGCGGCCGTCGGCGCAGCCTTCTCGCTGGCGCTGCGCCCGGAAGAGATCGACGTGCTCGACCAGTCCCTCGTGCTGGCCGCCGATCACGAGCTGAACGCCTCGACCTTCGCGGCGCGCGTCGCCGCCTCGACCGGGGCCGACATCTACGGCTGCATCTCGGCCGCCCTCGCGGCGCTGTCCGGCCCGCGCCACGGAGGGGCGGCGGATCGCGTCGACGCGTTGCTGCTCGAGGCGGGGCCGGCGGAACGGGTCGAAGACGTCGTTCACGACCGGCAGCGCCGGGGCGAGGTGATCGAGGGCTTCGCGCACCCGATCTACGCGCCTCGCGCCGATCCGCGCGGTACGCGATTGCTCGAACTCGCCCGTGGTCTGCGCGGCAACGCCGAGGAGGTCCAGTCGGTGATCGCACTCGTGGACGCGATGCAGCAGGGGGGATTCGGCGGGCCGTCGATCGACGTCGGGCTCGTCGCGGTCGCGCGCGCGCTCGGGCTGCCCGCCGGGACGGCCACGGCGCTCTTCGCGCTCGGTCGGACCGTCGGCTGGGTCGCGCACGCCCTCGAACAGTACGACGCCGGCTTCCTCGTGCGCCCGCGCGCGCGATATCGACAGGACCCCGCAGCGACCGGATAGGAAGCCCGGTAGTCTCCCGCTTCGCGCGCGCCCTCGCCTGCTCCTCCTCGTCGGATGGCGGCCCGCGACCGAGACGCCCCCGTGCCCCCCGGCTCGAGAGGACCGAGTGAGCGATCCCGATAGCGATGACCGCGCG
This window contains:
- a CDS encoding CPBP family intramembrane metalloprotease — translated: MTVSRPIVGARASALATGLWQVVGLVAANHVWTRLLTGPEASGGGGASAGIGAGLAVWTLALAAVEELAFRGALFGWLRSRAGFPAAALGSALLFAALHAPPTQAGIAFLLGLQLAALREARGLGLAIAAHGASNLAALAIVAFPDVAIFEGPSVFGVALLTAGSALAALAQEVRSARP
- a CDS encoding S-(hydroxymethyl)glutathione dehydrogenase/class III alcohol dehydrogenase — protein: MKVEAAVAVEAGKPLEIDEIELEGPKQGECLIRLEATGVCHTDAFTLSGDDPEGLFPAILGHEGAGVVEEVGPGVTSLEVGDHVIPLYTPECRQCKFCLSGKTNLCGAIRETQGQGLMPDGTSRITWRGKKIHHYMGTSTFARATVVPEIALAKVRKDAPLDKVCLLGCGVTTGIGAVLNTAKVEPGSTVAIIGLGGIGLACVQGAVMAGADRIIGIDTNPKKFELAMQFGATECVNPKDVGDVEAHIIDATDGGVDYSFECIGNVETMGTALRICHKGWGESVIIGVAGAGQEIHARPFLLVTGRVWRGTAFGGTKGRTEVPGLVDRYMNGRVKLDEMVSRTMPLEQINDAFDAMHDGEVIRSVIKY
- a CDS encoding YqgE/AlgH family protein; translated protein: MSQSELRSSLLVAMPQLSDPNFRRAVVLVVHHDAESTFGLVLNREVELTVDELCESLEFPWNGERGAEVAWGGPVESNTGWLLFQDSLDMEVEEEHVSRLEGSLCFAGSMDVFRQLAERPPADLRIFLGYAGWGEGQLETELAQGAWVVAPLSSDVVFDVPKEAMWDHVLRAMDIDPATLISTAGVH
- a CDS encoding sulfite exporter TauE/SafE family protein, coding for MEPTTFAILCVASVLTAGVSAVLGMAGGIMLLAVMLLFLEPAVAIPVHALVQLTSNSSRAVIHRKVVRRDLLFPFLLLLLPAGALTLPLVEIAPADVLRLVIGAFTIVATWRKDWLLLGLDPERVGQRARFALVGAGAGALGPLLGATGPFIAPFFLGIGLTRTELIGTKAACQAGTHVAKMILFGIAGFGFLEYGPLMAGMALSVIVGTALGTRVLHRLDDARFTQLYKAALTLVALRLVWSGVSALATS
- a CDS encoding citrate synthase family protein encodes the protein MEESEAFPSGQPNVAGHFPRESESEFLSAREAAAMLGVKLPTVYAYTSRGLIQSVPGGKGRSRRYRRRDLERLCARRDARAGHGPVAAAALRQGEPVMDSSITLISVERGPIYRGRSAIDLASEGRSFEWVAEGLWSGDWSDRELPESWQPAGLGIDLEGLIRVLPPKAGPLPVLSFVIPLLASHDPGRFSWHPEAVLARARFLLRRSAALLALGQEGADPRPAVEAALAAPTIAAAVGAAFSLALRPEEIDVLDQSLVLAADHELNASTFAARVAASTGADIYGCISAALAALSGPRHGGAADRVDALLLEAGPAERVEDVVHDRQRRGEVIEGFAHPIYAPRADPRGTRLLELARGLRGNAEEVQSVIALVDAMQQGGFGGPSIDVGLVAVARALGLPAGTATALFALGRTVGWVAHALEQYDAGFLVRPRARYRQDPAATG
- a CDS encoding glutathione S-transferase family protein; this translates as MSDVAKPFGGRLHGVSLSPYVRKVRAILAVKGIDYELVNVMPGAMSPEFLALSPLSKVPVWEEDGWSVPDSSVIAAYLERRVPTPPVLPEDPRRMARDLFWEEYADTRLVEAGAPIFFQRVVRAKVFGEQPDEEIVRRHVEEFLPPVFDQLEALFLPDVDPDRLTLGALSVWAPMVNLEHAGEPFDAKRWPGLGAFAARMSAESALASLLEEERSMLSGG
- a CDS encoding PilZ domain-containing protein, whose amino-acid sequence is MSIASTPPGILLVDDGELDEVARVLDDQGLRYTRLRGGQIPDEIAPPRDLLIVTPRRVERVRRGSPADAAPGRPLRIIAVAEDSPAMRRRLRRGGLHLLIRLPADAEIWRLLIARALYKGSERREDPRVAVGSPVELDRGGDQTVLVDLSNRGCRLQTTANLTVGDPIEFSLPANDQIWGDREPLALRGSVRRLVRESGDDRSMLAILFDPDLPEHDRTRLTALINHWASGPQSLDAATVAGAPPIPAAQLPSLPDLTLDDETDPPVLATTETLVELSAGSGSRAPTAEDPRDRRVHARGHFVSSIVAEGGDGPFVLIGRDLSAGGMRIERHPDLHVGDRFTLALHSPSPAEPLVVDAEVVRDDGPGGFGLVFDHLGGAAAEELEKMVACLPDVESLEDGEMAGLGAILSEIVSRPKD